The Anopheles bellator chromosome X unlocalized genomic scaffold, idAnoBellAS_SP24_06.2 X_unloc_1, whole genome shotgun sequence genome includes a window with the following:
- the LOC131214102 gene encoding uncharacterized protein LOC131214102, which translates to MNVETNTDLLNMVTPYIAKQDMFPKTEAEWLEIAREFERRWQFAHCLGFIDEKHITIVPPKGRTDRLLPYVFIGDEAFAMRRELIKPFRRDTLTRERRIFNYWYY; encoded by the exons ATGAACGTGGAAACAAACACAGATTTACTAAATATGGTGACCCCGTACATTGCCAAACAAGATATG tTTCCCAAAACTGAAGCGGAGTGGCTGGAAATTGCACGTGAATTTGAGAGAAGATGGCAATTCGCGCATTGTCTAGGCTTCATCGACGAGAAACATATAACAATTGTTCCACCGAAGGGAA GAACGGATCGATTGTTACCCTATGTCTTCATTGGGGATGAAGCATTCGCCATGCGTCGGGAATTGATCAAGCCATTTCGTCGGGACACTTTAACAAGAGAGCGGcgaatttttaattactgGTACTACTGA